One Campylobacter sputorum subsp. sputorum DNA segment encodes these proteins:
- a CDS encoding Hsp20/alpha crystallin family protein — protein sequence MKVTNYSPLFSLNPFEDGFFSMVNRSENFKPMVNLREDEKGYNIEVDLPGIKKEDVNIELNDGILKISGERKFKSEQKDEKYHKTESFFGKFERSFSISKDIDTANIQAKQEDGVLEIFLPKAEITSQSKKIEIK from the coding sequence ATGAAAGTTACAAATTACAGCCCGTTGTTTAGTTTAAATCCGTTTGAAGATGGATTTTTTTCTATGGTAAATAGAAGTGAAAACTTCAAACCTATGGTAAATTTAAGAGAAGATGAAAAAGGTTATAACATAGAAGTTGATCTTCCTGGAATTAAAAAAGAAGATGTAAATATAGAATTAAATGATGGTATTTTGAAAATATCTGGCGAAAGAAAATTTAAAAGCGAACAAAAAGATGAAAAATATCACAAAACAGAGAGTTTTTTTGGTAAATTTGAAAGAAGTTTTAGTATATCAAAAGATATAGATACTGCCAACATTCAAGCAAAACAAGAAGATGGTGTGCTAGAGATTTTCTTGCCAAAAGCTGAAATTACATCTCAAAGTAAAAAAATAGAAATTAAATAA
- the groL gene encoding chaperonin GroEL (60 kDa chaperone family; promotes refolding of misfolded polypeptides especially under stressful conditions; forms two stacked rings of heptamers to form a barrel-shaped 14mer; ends can be capped by GroES; misfolded proteins enter the barrel where they are refolded when GroES binds) translates to MAKEIIFSDDARNRLYDGVKKLNDAVKVTMGPRGRNVLIQKSFGAPAITKDGVSVAKEIELKDTIENMGAGLVKEVANKTNDQAGDGTTTATVLAHSIFKEGLRNITAGANPIEVKRGMDKVAEAIIAELKNMSKKVKDKKEIAQVATISANSDEAVGSLIADAMEKVGKDGVITVEEAKSINDELNVVEGMQFDRGYLSPYFITNSEKMTVELSNPYILLFDKKITNLKDLLPVLEQVQKSGKPLLIIAEDIEGEALATLVVNKLRGVLNISAVKAPGFGDRRKAMLEDIAILTGGEVVSEELGRTLESAGISDLGEADRVVIDKDNTTIVNGKGEKASIDARINQIKAQIAETTSDYDREKLQERLAKLSGGVAVIKVGAATETEMKEKKDRVDDALSATKAAVEEGIVIGGGAAIIKAGSKINLNLSGDEAIGADIVKRALRAPLRQIAENAGFDAGVVANAVEINKDENYGFDAAKGEYVNMFEAGIIDPVKVARVALQNAVSVASLLLTTEATVSDIKEDKPAMPDMSGMSGMGGMGGMM, encoded by the coding sequence ATGGCAAAAGAGATAATTTTTTCAGATGACGCAAGAAATAGACTTTATGATGGTGTAAAAAAACTTAATGACGCAGTTAAAGTAACAATGGGGCCAAGAGGTAGAAATGTGCTTATACAAAAAAGCTTTGGCGCTCCAGCTATTACAAAAGATGGCGTTAGCGTTGCAAAAGAGATAGAGCTAAAAGATACTATAGAAAATATGGGTGCAGGTCTTGTAAAAGAAGTAGCAAACAAAACAAATGATCAAGCAGGAGATGGCACAACAACTGCGACAGTTTTAGCTCACTCTATATTCAAAGAAGGTCTTAGAAATATAACAGCTGGTGCAAATCCAATCGAAGTAAAAAGAGGTATGGACAAAGTTGCTGAGGCAATCATAGCTGAGCTTAAAAATATGTCAAAAAAAGTAAAAGATAAAAAAGAGATAGCACAAGTTGCTACAATTTCTGCAAATTCAGATGAGGCTGTTGGATCACTTATAGCTGATGCTATGGAAAAAGTTGGTAAAGATGGCGTTATAACAGTTGAAGAAGCGAAATCAATCAATGATGAGCTAAATGTTGTTGAGGGTATGCAATTTGATAGAGGATATTTAAGCCCGTATTTCATTACAAACTCAGAAAAAATGACAGTTGAGCTAAGCAATCCATATATATTGCTTTTTGATAAAAAGATAACAAATTTAAAAGATTTACTACCTGTTTTAGAGCAAGTTCAAAAATCAGGAAAACCGCTTCTTATAATAGCTGAAGATATCGAGGGTGAAGCACTTGCTACACTAGTTGTAAACAAACTTAGAGGTGTTTTAAATATATCTGCCGTAAAAGCTCCTGGTTTTGGCGATAGAAGAAAAGCAATGCTTGAAGATATAGCTATCTTAACAGGCGGAGAAGTAGTTAGCGAAGAGCTTGGAAGAACACTTGAAAGTGCGGGCATTAGCGATCTTGGTGAAGCTGATAGAGTTGTAATAGACAAAGACAACACAACTATAGTAAATGGTAAAGGCGAAAAAGCTTCAATTGATGCAAGAATTAATCAAATAAAAGCTCAAATTGCTGAAACAACAAGCGATTATGATAGAGAAAAATTACAAGAAAGATTAGCAAAACTTAGCGGTGGTGTTGCTGTTATAAAAGTTGGTGCAGCAACTGAAACAGAGATGAAAGAGAAAAAAGACCGCGTTGATGACGCACTAAGTGCAACAAAAGCAGCCGTTGAAGAAGGTATAGTAATTGGTGGCGGTGCAGCTATCATAAAAGCTGGATCAAAAATCAATCTAAATTTAAGCGGCGATGAAGCAATAGGTGCTGATATAGTAAAAAGAGCTCTTCGTGCCCCACTTAGACAAATAGCAGAAAATGCTGGTTTTGATGCTGGCGTTGTAGCAAATGCAGTTGAGATAAATAAAGATGAAAACTACGGCTTTGATGCAGCAAAAGGCGAGTATGTAAATATGTTTGAAGCAGGAATTATAGATCCTGTAAAAGTTGCTAGAGTTGCTTTACAAAATGCGGTTAGTGTTGCAAGTTTACTTCTTACAACAGAAGCAACAGTTAGCGATATAAAAGAAGACAAACCAGCTATGCCTGATATGAGTGGTATGAGTGGAATGGGCGGTATGGGTGGTATGATGTAA
- a CDS encoding phosphomannomutase/phosphoglucomutase — translation MIDQIFREYDIRGVFNDDLNESCVKLIGLKLGKIMQEKGVKTLSIGYDARLSRNDLFSWLVSGLKKNDIKIFDIGMAPTPVGYFSVFSEKFDANIMITGSHNPKEYNGFKITIFKDSYFGKDLQYLKNLVIDALNQNLDKDIKIDANIEKYDILSEYINFFVKEFSHLKDFKIPFVADCANGAAGITLGEICKRLNLNSTILYEKPDGNFPNHHPDPTIQENLKDVKKYMSENNLNLGIAFDGDADRVAVLTPIRDIKGDELACLFTLNMKNPRVLGEVKCSKIMFDYIDKIGKSFIGKTGHSNIKKAMKELNIDLAAEVSGHIFFKERYFGFDDAMYAMMRVLELVYLGYNLDDELDKLPKLYSTDEIKVKTSEENKFKIIEILKDKIKSGLKDLPPIKELIEIDGIRVHFDEGWALVRASNTTPVLVTRFEANSKEFLEKMQKIFSLVLDDIKSSL, via the coding sequence ATGATAGATCAAATTTTTAGAGAATACGATATAAGAGGCGTATTTAATGATGATTTAAATGAGAGCTGTGTTAAGTTAATAGGGTTAAAACTCGGTAAAATCATGCAAGAAAAAGGTGTAAAAACGCTAAGTATAGGATATGATGCAAGACTTAGCAGAAATGATCTTTTTTCTTGGCTTGTTAGCGGGCTTAAAAAAAATGATATAAAAATTTTTGATATAGGAATGGCTCCAACACCTGTTGGTTATTTTAGCGTTTTTAGTGAAAAATTTGATGCAAATATTATGATAACAGGATCTCATAATCCAAAAGAATACAATGGATTTAAGATTACAATTTTTAAAGATAGTTATTTTGGCAAAGATTTGCAATATCTTAAAAACTTGGTAATCGATGCTTTAAATCAAAATTTAGATAAAGATATAAAAATAGATGCAAATATAGAAAAATACGATATTTTAAGTGAATATATAAATTTCTTTGTAAAAGAATTTTCTCATTTAAAAGACTTTAAAATTCCTTTTGTGGCCGATTGTGCAAATGGAGCTGCCGGTATAACTCTTGGTGAAATTTGTAAAAGATTAAATTTAAACTCAACTATTCTTTATGAAAAACCAGATGGAAATTTCCCAAATCACCATCCAGATCCAACTATACAAGAAAATTTAAAAGATGTAAAAAAATATATGTCAGAAAATAACTTAAATTTAGGTATAGCTTTCGATGGAGATGCTGATAGAGTTGCAGTTTTAACGCCAATTAGAGATATCAAAGGAGATGAGCTTGCTTGTCTTTTTACTCTAAATATGAAAAATCCAAGAGTTTTAGGAGAGGTAAAATGCTCTAAGATTATGTTTGATTATATAGACAAAATAGGCAAAAGCTTCATAGGAAAAACTGGGCATAGTAACATAAAAAAAGCTATGAAAGAGCTAAACATAGATTTAGCAGCCGAAGTTAGCGGGCATATATTTTTCAAAGAGAGATATTTTGGTTTTGATGATGCAATGTATGCTATGATGAGGGTTTTAGAACTTGTTTATCTTGGGTATAATTTAGATGATGAACTTGATAAACTACCAAAACTTTATAGTACAGATGAAATAAAAGTAAAAACAAGCGAAGAGAATAAATTTAAAATCATAGAAATTTTAAAAGATAAAATAAAAAGTGGCTTAAAAGATCTTCCGCCGATAAAAGAACTTATAGAAATAGATGGCATAAGAGTTCATTTTGATGAAGGCTGGGCGTTAGTAAGAGCGTCAAATACCACTCCTGTTTTAGTTACTAGATTTGAAGCAAACTCAAAAGAGTTTTTAGAAAAAATGCAAAAAATATTTAGTTTAGTTTTAGATGATATAAAATCTAGTTTATAA
- a CDS encoding acyl-CoA thioesterase, translated as MKNMGEPKIKIVAMPSDTNPAGNIFGGWIMSQIDLAGAIAARELAPERVVTISMKEAVFNEPVYIGDIVSCYAKVVSVGRTSITTVVKVVVQRLTKENTTICVPVTTAEVVYVSVNKAGEKKPIDDDLKRLHGF; from the coding sequence ATGAAAAATATGGGAGAACCAAAAATAAAAATAGTTGCAATGCCAAGCGATACGAATCCAGCTGGAAATATATTTGGCGGATGGATTATGTCTCAGATAGATTTAGCTGGAGCTATAGCAGCAAGAGAGTTGGCACCTGAGAGAGTTGTTACTATTTCTATGAAAGAAGCTGTTTTTAATGAGCCTGTTTATATAGGCGATATCGTTAGTTGCTATGCAAAAGTAGTTAGTGTCGGTAGAACTTCTATAACAACAGTTGTAAAAGTAGTTGTTCAAAGATTAACTAAAGAAAATACAACAATTTGCGTTCCAGTAACTACGGCAGAAGTTGTATATGTAAGTGTAAATAAGGCTGGCGAGAAAAAACCTATAGACGATGATTTAAAAAGACTTCACGGATTTTAA
- a CDS encoding hydrogenase maturation protease has protein sequence MKKALLCIGNSLRGDDGIALYLGKLVEKELKDWKVFYGEDVPENEFEAIRNFAPDILVVADAMSGFKEGVSEFLDISDEKTYIYSTHNLPAPVLLSYLRTICLKTIFLGISVLLENVLDFKEGLSKNALHSANLALDKIKLLDKELK, from the coding sequence ATGAAAAAAGCACTTTTATGCATAGGAAATAGCCTAAGAGGTGATGATGGAATAGCTTTATATTTAGGAAAATTAGTAGAAAAAGAACTAAAAGATTGGAAAGTATTTTATGGCGAAGATGTGCCAGAAAATGAGTTTGAAGCTATTAGAAATTTCGCTCCAGATATTTTAGTAGTAGCTGATGCTATGAGTGGTTTTAAAGAAGGTGTAAGCGAATTTTTAGATATTAGCGATGAAAAAACATATATATATTCAACGCATAATCTGCCTGCTCCAGTTTTACTGAGCTATCTTAGAACAATATGCTTAAAAACTATATTTTTAGGTATTTCAGTCCTTCTTGAAAATGTTTTAGACTTTAAAGAAGGACTTAGTAAAAATGCCTTGCACTCGGCAAATTTGGCTCTAGATAAAATTAAATTATTAGATAAAGAACTAAAATAG
- a CDS encoding disulfide bond formation protein B, with protein MFDYEKKFFNQMSVAVILLMALPVGIACIILGFGMGDSPCIMCWAERITMIVIAFIGLLIVRYGFKVSYFAALIFMACWGLFNGFIHYTVDGTFGGYLDIKQGFGLEILGAHTQFWVIVVNFCVLLFLGLIFILNSKHIAEIMKKSADNEYEKELKNLFLGKVANIVFIVIIAFNSIQAFVTSGVPPYLASSTPARMSLDSDKWFWEKDHWESTFDFRFDWNPELPDLPE; from the coding sequence ATGTTTGATTATGAGAAAAAATTTTTTAATCAAATGAGCGTAGCTGTAATTTTACTTATGGCACTACCTGTTGGAATTGCTTGTATTATTCTTGGCTTTGGTATGGGTGATAGTCCTTGTATAATGTGCTGGGCTGAGAGAATTACGATGATAGTTATCGCATTTATTGGCTTACTTATCGTTAGATATGGATTTAAAGTCTCATATTTTGCAGCTTTAATATTTATGGCTTGTTGGGGACTGTTTAACGGATTTATACATTACACTGTAGATGGAACTTTTGGTGGATATTTGGATATAAAGCAAGGTTTTGGTCTTGAAATTTTAGGGGCCCATACTCAATTTTGGGTAATTGTTGTAAATTTTTGTGTTTTGCTATTTTTAGGTTTGATTTTTATTTTAAATAGCAAGCATATCGCTGAAATTATGAAAAAAAGCGCAGATAACGAGTATGAAAAAGAGTTAAAAAATCTTTTTTTAGGAAAAGTTGCCAACATTGTATTTATTGTAATTATTGCTTTTAACTCTATTCAAGCTTTTGTGACATCAGGAGTTCCGCCTTATCTTGCTTCAAGCACACCTGCAAGGATGAGTTTGGACAGTGATAAATGGTTTTGGGAAAAAGATCACTGGGAAAGTACATTTGACTTTAGATTTGACTGGAACCCAGAACTTCCAGATTTGCCTGAATAA
- the groES gene encoding co-chaperone GroES: MKFKPLGKRVLIERVEETNTTATGIIIPDNAKEKPLSGKVIAVSKEVDGVEEGDKVVFAKYGGTEITLDDKKYLVLSIDDVLGIIK, from the coding sequence ATGAAATTCAAACCACTCGGTAAACGTGTTTTAATAGAACGCGTAGAAGAAACAAACACAACTGCTACAGGTATCATTATACCCGATAATGCTAAAGAAAAACCTTTAAGCGGAAAAGTAATTGCTGTTAGCAAAGAAGTTGATGGTGTAGAAGAAGGTGATAAAGTTGTATTCGCAAAATATGGCGGAACCGAGATAACTTTAGATGATAAAAAATATTTAGTTTTAAGCATTGATGATGTTTTAGGTATTATAAAATAA